CGTCAGAAAGACCCCCTGTTCCTTCTCCCAAATTGGGGAATAATCCCCCCAAACTGTCACCTCCTGCCATTTCCACAAACCATCACCAAGGGTCATTCCGAGTCAGTAACCTCACGGAACATCCGGTGCGTGTAGCCTTACTCACTCGTTCATCTGTGGGCAACACCGAACCCGTCCATTGGGATTTTGCGCCGGAAGAAGGCAGTCAAGAAGGGTTGATTTTGTCCCTCCCAGAAAAAGATTTAATTCTCAAATCTGGCGATATTTTGATTGTTTTTGCACCGGATGGTTCTCGCTATTACTGGGGGCCTTATATTGTCGGGGAAACCCCCTTCCCAGTCTGGAAGCCTGAAAGTAAGGAATGGCAGTTGGTCATACAACCCACTAGGACACTGGATGAATTTTCATCTGGAAAATAGGCAATAGTAAGATTATTTCGGTTGCCCAAATAGGTGATAATAACTAATTGATATATTGAGTTGGGTGTTAGTCAACAGCCAACAGTCAACAGTTACCACCTGTGTCCTTCCCCCATGAAACTAAGTTCAGATCGAGAGATTAAAACCCTTTTTTCAAATCAAATTAAAACCCGTTGGTTTCCATTTCTCCTGGCGATTTTGGGGTTGGGTTTAATCAGTGGGTTGGCTTTTTTTCAGAATTTAGGAAATCTGGGTTTATTGGATGAAACCGAACCTTTATTTGCAGAAGCTGCCCGTCAAATGTTAGTTACAGGGGATTGGATTACCCCGTATTTTAATGAAGAAACTCGTTTCGATAAACCGCCTTTAATTTATTGGTTAATGGCAATTACTTATCAAATAGTTGGGGTCAATGAATGGGGGGTTCGTCTCCCTTCAGCAGTTTCGGCTTTTATTCTAATTGGTTTGGGATTTTATACATTAAGTTATTATGTTGAGAAAACGCAATTTTATACCGTTAAAAGACAGGAAATACAAGGCTTAATTTCTCCCGTTTACAAACCTCGTTTCATGACAGTTCTTTTGCACCCTTTACCTTGGATGGGGGCTATATTGATGGCTTTTAATCCTGAAATTGTGGCTTGGGCAAGAATTGGGGTTTCGGATATGTTATTAACAGGTTGTATGGGGTCAGCTTTATTGGCTTTTTTTCTAGGATATGCAACTGATGAAGCGAAAATATCTGAGTTAGAATTTCAAGAAGATTCTTCTGTAGGATTTAAAAATTTAACTCTACCCCAAAATCGAGCAAATTATTGGTATTTAGCTTTTTATATTTTAGTCGCCTTAGCGGTTTTAACAAAAGGCCCTGTGGGAATTGTTTTACCTGTTTTAATTATTGGTTCATTTTTAATTTATATTGGAAAAGGATACGAAGTTTTACAAGAAATGCGTCCTTTGCAAGGAAGCTTAATTTTTGTTGTGATGACTCTACCTTGGTATATTTTAGTAACTTTGATTAATGGTAAAAGCTATATTAATTCGTTTTTTGGTTATCACAATTTTGAGCGATTTACTAGCGTCGTTAATCACCATGCGGCTCCTTGGTATTTCTATTTTATTGTAGTTTTAATAGGGTTTGCTCCATTTTCTGTCTATTTACCCATTGCGATCGCTTCAACAAAATTTTGGAAACGCCGAGCTTGGAAACGTCAATCTCGAATTCAACAATTGCCATTATTTTCTGTTTTTTGGTTTGCTGGAATTTTTATATTTTTTACTATAGCTGTTACCAAGCTCCCCAGTTATATTTTACCTCTGATACCTGCTTCAGCTTTATTAATTTCTCTATTTTGGCACAATTTAATAAAAAACAATCATCTCGTTAATCCTAATGTTAGTTTGGCTGGTGCTATTCCTAAAGCGTTTTCTCTATCTATCATTTTCAATATTCTCTTGGTTTTTAGTGCTTCAGTTGTTAGTTATTTTAGTAAAAACTTGCTTGGATATGATGCAGATATGCCCAATTTTAGGACGGATTTACAAACCTCTGGACTCCTAAATCGATCTGCTTTAATCTGGGGAATAACCACATTAGGAATAATAATAAGTTGGTGGAAACGGCGAATTTCAGGACTTTTTATTGTTAATATCCTAGGATTTATCGTCTTTTTTATCTGGGCAGCAACTCCTACCCATAGTTTACTTGATCACCATCGTCAAGAACCTTTAAGACATCTCGCCCAAACCGTTGTACAAGAGCGAAAATTAGGAGAAGAATTAATGATGGTTGGCTTTAAAAAACCCAGTTTAGTTTTTTATACTCAACATCCAGTTCAATACGCTTCTGAACCGACTGATGCGATTAACTATATTAACAGCCCAGAGGTTCAAAATTCTTCCCCTAAAACTATTTTAATTCTTGGACATCCCCGTGAATTAACGAATATTGGATTAAAACCGAATCAATATAAAATTCTTGATCAAGCAGGTTCCTATCAACTCATTCGAGCTAATATTAGGTTTTAGTTAACCCGTCTCACATTCTTTTTTTGTGACTTGATGACGATATTGAAACATATCTTCTAAGCGACTATTGACCCACCAGCCTAATATTTTTTCTGCCAATTCTCCGCCGGGTAGAGAATAAGTAATGTTATCGGTGAGGCGAGTTTTACCATTTTCAGCAATAAATTGATGTCGATGTACCCAACTTTCTACAATTCCTTCTTGTTGTTCATCGGTAAATAACTCAAAGGGTTTACATTCGGTATGAACCGCTACCCATCGCACCGGAATAAACCCTAATAATATTCTAAATTCCGAAATTGCTCCTACTTCTAAACCCCCTTCCCGACGCACGATTTCTACAGGTTGCCAAGGAGGAGTTAACAATTGCAATATATCCGGTCGGGTATGAAACTCCCAAACGACTTCTACAGGCGCATTAATCAGGGAAGAATAGTGAAAGTGTTGCATGAATGTTCTACAATTATAAGAGTTGTTGGTTCTCGATTAACAGCCAATAGTCAACAGTCAACCATTAACAATTAGCGATTAACAGTGATTGATTTTTCAGAACAAAATCCCGAAGCTGTACTTAATTTAGTTTTAACTCAGTTAGAACAGGGAGATTTTCAACAGCGATGGGAAATCAGTAAAATTTTACCTGATTTAGGAACCATTGCCCTAGAGCCTCTTCTCAATATTTTACAAGATGAAACGACTGATGTAGAAATGCGTTGGTTTGTGGCTCGAATTTTGGGACAGTTTAAATCAGAATTAGTCGTCGAACCTTTAATTAATCTGCTCAAAACTGCTAAAATAGAGGCAACAGAAGAAGAACTATCACTTCAGGAAATAACGGCTATTACGTTAGCCAATTTAGGAACTTCAGCCATTAAACCCCTCATGGAATTATTACAAAAAGAGGAGTCTAAACGATTAGCTACAGTTGCCTTAGCTCAAATTCGCCATTCTGAAATTATTACCCCCTTATTAACGGTTGTTAATGATTCTAATCCTGAGATTCGAGCGATCGCGATTGAAGCGTTAGGAAGTTTTCATGATCCCAGAGTCATTCCAGTTTTATTAGAGGCTTTAAATGATCCGGTTGCTAATGTGAGAAAAGAAGCAGTTATTGGATTAGGGGTAAGAATAGATTTATTAGAAAATATTAATTTAGTCGAGAAACTTAAACCTTTATTATGGGATATTCGACCGGAAGTTTGCCAACAAGCTCAATTAGCTTTATCCCGTTTAAAAACTGATGAAGCAGCAACAGCATTATTTGAACAAGTACAATCTCCTAATGTTCCCCTGTCTTTAAAAATAGATGGGGTTCGTTCATTGGGATGGATTGAAACGCCTCAAAGTTTAAGTTTTTTAAAGGAAATTATTTTTAGCTTCCATCCTGGATTTAATCTGAATGCGCCTAGTCTTACACCTGTAGAAATCACTTTAATTCAAGAAATTATTCAGGGGATAGGGCAGATTAAAATGATAGAATTGCGAGAACAAGCTGCTCAAATTTTGATTAATTTAATTAATTGCCATCATCCCGCTATTTCTGATCTTAAAATCAAACAATTAATTGCAGTAGGATTAGGAAAATTAGGATTAATATCTGCTCTTGAGCCCTTAATCCAACTTTTAGCTGATGCCAATCCCTCAGTTCGGTATCATTGTATTTCAGCTTTTAAGCAAATTAAGTCTGAACAAACTTATCAATATTTACAAAATTTATTAAATCAAGAAAATATTAATCCCGAT
The Planktothrix tepida PCC 9214 DNA segment above includes these coding regions:
- a CDS encoding SRPBCC family protein: MQHFHYSSLINAPVEVVWEFHTRPDILQLLTPPWQPVEIVRREGGLEVGAISEFRILLGFIPVRWVAVHTECKPFELFTDEQQEGIVESWVHRHQFIAENGKTRLTDNITYSLPGGELAEKILGWWVNSRLEDMFQYRHQVTKKECETG
- a CDS encoding ArnT family glycosyltransferase, which translates into the protein MKLSSDREIKTLFSNQIKTRWFPFLLAILGLGLISGLAFFQNLGNLGLLDETEPLFAEAARQMLVTGDWITPYFNEETRFDKPPLIYWLMAITYQIVGVNEWGVRLPSAVSAFILIGLGFYTLSYYVEKTQFYTVKRQEIQGLISPVYKPRFMTVLLHPLPWMGAILMAFNPEIVAWARIGVSDMLLTGCMGSALLAFFLGYATDEAKISELEFQEDSSVGFKNLTLPQNRANYWYLAFYILVALAVLTKGPVGIVLPVLIIGSFLIYIGKGYEVLQEMRPLQGSLIFVVMTLPWYILVTLINGKSYINSFFGYHNFERFTSVVNHHAAPWYFYFIVVLIGFAPFSVYLPIAIASTKFWKRRAWKRQSRIQQLPLFSVFWFAGIFIFFTIAVTKLPSYILPLIPASALLISLFWHNLIKNNHLVNPNVSLAGAIPKAFSLSIIFNILLVFSASVVSYFSKNLLGYDADMPNFRTDLQTSGLLNRSALIWGITTLGIIISWWKRRISGLFIVNILGFIVFFIWAATPTHSLLDHHRQEPLRHLAQTVVQERKLGEELMMVGFKKPSLVFYTQHPVQYASEPTDAINYINSPEVQNSSPKTILILGHPRELTNIGLKPNQYKILDQAGSYQLIRANIRF
- a CDS encoding HEAT repeat domain-containing protein, translated to MIDFSEQNPEAVLNLVLTQLEQGDFQQRWEISKILPDLGTIALEPLLNILQDETTDVEMRWFVARILGQFKSELVVEPLINLLKTAKIEATEEELSLQEITAITLANLGTSAIKPLMELLQKEESKRLATVALAQIRHSEIITPLLTVVNDSNPEIRAIAIEALGSFHDPRVIPVLLEALNDPVANVRKEAVIGLGVRIDLLENINLVEKLKPLLWDIRPEVCQQAQLALSRLKTDEAATALFEQVQSPNVPLSLKIDGVRSLGWIETPQSLSFLKEIIFSFHPGFNLNAPSLTPVEITLIQEIIQGIGQIKMIELREQAAQILINLINCHHPAISDLKIKQLIAVGLGKLGLISALEPLIQLLADANPSVRYHCISAFKQIKSEQTYQYLQNLLNQENINPDIKQEILKALSEW